The following coding sequences lie in one Trichoderma breve strain T069 chromosome 1, whole genome shotgun sequence genomic window:
- a CDS encoding tetrapyrrole (Corrin/Porphyrin) methylases domain-containing protein — protein MLYLVGLGLSDETDITVKGLEVVKKASRVYLEAYTSILLVDQSILENYYGRPIIIADREMVESNSDEILRDAQTEDVAFCVVGDPFGATTHTDLVIRARELSIPVRTVPNASIMSGIGACGLQLYNFGQTVSMVFFTDNWKPSSFYDRIKENREIGLHTLVLVDIKVKEQSLENMARGRLIYEPPRYMTVGQCAQQMLEIEEERKEGVYTKDSLAIGAARVGGKTEKFVAGTLEELCSADEELGPPLHSLVLLGRRAHELERDFVREFAVDKEKWNRIWQEEYGKQ, from the exons ATGCTGTACCTTGTTGGCTTGGGTCTCTCTGATGAGACGGACATCACCGTCAAGGGCCTCGAGGTGGTCAAGAAGGCCTCGCGTGTCTACCTTGAGGCTTACACAAGCATTCTGCTCGTGGACCAGTCCATTCTG GAAAACTACTATGGACGACCGATAATCATTGCCGACCGTGAGATGGTCGAGTCAAACAGCGACGAGATCCTGAGAGATGCCCAAACCGAGGATGTTGCCTTTTGCGTTGTTGGAGATCCCTTTGG AGCTACTACACACACTGACCTCGTTATCCGAGCTCGCGAACTATCTATCCCTGTGCGAACCGTACCGAACGCTTCCATCATGTCCGGCATTGGAGCCTGCGGCCTTCAGCTGTACAACTTCGGACAGACCGTCTCCATGGTCTTTTTCACCGATAACTGGAAGCCCTCTTCATTCTACGACAGGATAAAGGAGAACCGGGAGATTGGTCTACATACATTGGTTCTTGTCGACATCAAAGTCAAGGAGCAGAGCTTGGAGAACATGGCCCGAGGCCGACTAATTTACGAGCCTCCTCGATACATGACCGTTGGACAGTGCGCGCAGCAGATGCTCGAGATCGAAGAGGAACGCAAGGAAGGCGTTTACACCAAGGACAGTCTGGCCATTGGTGCTGCTAGAGTTGGAGGCAAGACGGAGAAATTCGTCGCAGGAACACTCGAGGAGCTGTGCTCTGCAGATGAGGAGCTGGGACCGCCTCTGCACAGCCTTGTCCTGCTGGGAAGGAGAGCTCACGAGCTTGAGCGCGATTTCGTTCGTGAATTCGCtgtggacaaggagaagtGGAACAGGATATGGCAGGAAGAGTACGGAAAGCAGTGA
- a CDS encoding zinc-finger double-stranded RNA-binding domain-containing protein: protein MSDSKSKSAYGVAAGDTDFRKNWDLDEYAAKAKEREAKEREEGKARYEAKLAGKKYHKPLTGNETYTSARRNIIDVSAQVGKTQLVPAGTGVGKRGKGAGFYCEACDLTFKDNLQWVEHLNTTQHLLNTGQTTEVKRATVEEVHERIEFYIRRKEDLEKEKATSLHERLQLREEEMQKEAEEKRKKRKEETEKKRQEKEQAAKVKTEYGEDVRIEGEHDEDDMMAQMGFTGFGSSKK, encoded by the exons ATGTCTGATtcaaagagcaaaagcgCCTACGGAGTGGCAGCGGGGGATACTGATTTCCGAAAGAATTGGGATCTCGACGAATATGCAGCGAAAGCCAAGGAAcgcgaggccaaggagagggaggagggcAAGGCGCGTTACGAGGCCAAGCTCGCCGGCAAGAAGTACCACAAGCCCTTGACGGGTAATGAGACGTATACGTCGGCGCGGAGAAATATCATCGACGTGAGCGCACAGGTTGGAAAGACACAGCTGGTGCCTGCGGGAACGGGTGTTGGAAAACGAGGCAAAGGCGCCGGTTTCTACTGTGAGGCCTGTGATCTTACCTTCAAGGACAACCTACAATGGGTCGAG CACTTGAATACGACACAGCATCTGCTCAACACGGGCCAGACGACCGAAGTCAAGCGAGCTACTGTCGAGGAAGTGCACGAGCGAATCGAGTTCTATATTCGCCGGAAAGAGGACctcgagaaggaaaaagccACAAGTCTTCACGAGAGACTGCAGctaagagaagaagagatgcaaaaagaggcggaggagaagaggaagaagcgtAAGGAGGaaacagagaagaagcgccaGGAGAAGGAGCAGGCGGCCAAGGTCAAGACGGAGTACGGTGAAGATGTGCGGATTGAAGGAGAgcatgacgaggacgatatGATGGCACAGATGGGATTTACCGGGTTTGGCTCGTCGAAGAAATGA
- a CDS encoding mitochondrial carrier protein domain-containing protein, whose translation MSSSSSSPAEAVSSIADKIPSPQEAKETAQAAAPAAQSALLSQLRALTAGGFGGICAVVVGHPFDLVKVRLQTAERGVYSSAIDVVRKSVARDGLRRGLYAGVSAPLVGVTPMFAVSFWGYDLGKQIVGGVSTIGPDGLSTGQLAAAGFLSAIPMTAITAPFERVKVILQVQGQKQLAPGEKPKYSGGLDVVRQLYREGGIRSVFRGSVATLARDGPGSAAYFAAYEVIKKSLSPKDPVTGKPTGQLSLTAVTCAGAGAGVAMWIPVFPVDTVKSRLQTAEGNVTIGGVIRELYGKGGYKAFFPGFGPALTRAVPANAATFLGVELAHQAMNKMFGSK comes from the exons ATGTcttcctcaagctcctctccCGCCGAGGCAGTCTCCTCCATCGCCGACAAGATCCCCTCGCCCCAAGAGGCCAAAGAGACCGCCCAGGCCGCCGCGCCTGCCGCTCAGTCCGCTCTTCTGTCTCAGCTGCGCGCCCTGACAGCCGGCGGCTTCGGAGGTATTtgcgccgtcgtcgtcggccacCCGTTCGATCTGGTCAAGGTGCGCCTGCAGACGGCCGAGCGCGGCGTCTACTCGAGCGCCATTGATGTGGTGCGCAAGTCGGTCGCGCGGGATGGACTGAGAAGGGGCCTGTATGCAGGTGTCAGTGCGCCGCTGGTTGGCGTTACGCCCATGT TCGCCGTGTCTTTCTGGGGCTACGATCTCGGCAAGCAAATCGTCGGCGGCGTCTCGACCATTGGGCCCGACGGCCTGTCCACCGGCCagctcgccgccgccggcttcCTCTCCGCCATCCCCATGACGGCCATCACCGCCCCCTTCGAGCGCGTCAAGGTCATCCTGCAGGTCCAGGGCCAGAAGCAGCTCGCGCCCGGCGAGAAGCCAAAGTACAGCGGCGGCCTGGACGTCGTGCGCCAGCTCTACCGCGAGGGCGGCATTCGCTCCGTCTTCCGCGGCAGCGTTGCTACCCTCGCCCGTGACGGGCCCGGAAGCGCCGCATACTTTGCTGCCTACGAGGTTATtaagaagagcttgagccCCAAGGATCCTGTTACTGGAAAGCCCACTGGCCAGCTGAGCCTGACCGCCGTGACGtgcgctggtgctggtgccggTGTTGCCATGTGGATTCCCGTCTTCCCTGTCGATACTGTCAAGTCTCGTCTCCAGACTGCCGAGGGCAACGTCACCATCGGAGGCGTCATCCGCGAGCTTTACGGCAAGGGCGGTTACAAGGCCTTCTTCCCTGGCTTCGGACCTGCGCTCACTCGTGCTGTTCCCGCCAACGCAGCAACATTCTTGGGCGTGGAGCTGGCACACCAGGCCATGAACAAGATGTTTGGGTCAAAATAA
- a CDS encoding transcription factor IIIC subunit delta n-term domain-containing protein — protein sequence MDRFRARPLQTLSLTSRPPSPHALAWSCDAELAVATQECIYIFLPDYLAGHDADADERDASQYQFALSLQPSAVINPNTKINGQLCAQVGIRLPAPRTGDEGSFRGVGTGTVTGSGAALGQVIRVEWSPNGLGCNSRPVLMALTTTGNLITFGEQADSQSSATSSMRTRTFKNWRVLWGLGARLPIPDSNSEDGFRIMDERIISFSWAKEIAPGRALLAYLNDMGQIVVMSIQYHRRRDSSKRGSEQEWVWTLTEHIRIDGRGPHKEDTDPQDPDFSPQGSIFSLKWSPWLVDNGNRTATLAYLSKNHAGFRRIVLYGDWERGELPDVESERSDTTTICLPLSSDALIEWEDAIWAEGDSHTARGIITTPFTIKSFQVVLNGVLSEPSPRHSIWECASAYADEEDISTNPITGLIVHDPDPNNKPPIPYYSLVRLSATSTNLDWYQTNLPEENLPQWVEDIGDQNARLVSRRAALYGVDSDFESDSEDEDKAMQDAPPAPAEPVLQVHPYRFRLWGLAKSPGDGCTAVLASKHDTQHPDRRGVSNVHFDWQVSADADDKPQRVRPISKPLTTEGRVWEWMYGLGGDVPGVTPGYKTSSGRQQASPLKTLFKHVAKSLPCIFCEARLSIKDDVATCENRHAFAICATSGIPILAPGISRVCGVCKMRCLKVSELEKLAEEHLGSVDAVGDSQGEVCGGCGGKFVV from the exons ATGGACCGATTCAGG GCGCGTCCCCTCCAGACGCTTTCTCTCACTTCGCGTCCGCCATCGCCACATGCCCTTGCCTGGTCATGCGACGCTGAACTAGCTGTTGCGACGCAGGAATGCATCTACATCTTCTTGCCTGACTATCTAGCCGGCCACGATGCCGACGCAGATGAACGAGATGCCTCACAGTATCAGTTTgcgctctctctccagccgTCTGCCGTCATCAATCCAAATACCAAGATAAATGGCCAGCTGTGTGCCCAAGTAGGCATCAGGCTACCAGCTCCTAGAACGGGCGACGAGGGCAGTTTCAGAGGCGTTGGTACTGGGACGGTTACAGGGTCTGGCGCAGCATTGGGACAAGTCATCAGAGTAGAGTGGTCGCCAAATGGACTTGGCTGCAACTCTCGGCCAGTGCTGATGGCCCTGACAACTACTGGCAATCTCATCACGTTTGGGGAGCAGGCCGACAGCCAGTCATCCGCCACGTCGAGCATGAGAACCCGAACCTTTAAGAATTGGAGGGTGCTTTGGGGCTTGGGAGCCAGGCTTCCGATTCCAGATTCCAATTCCGAGGACGGGTTTCGTATCATGGACGAGCGCATCATCTCATTTTCGtgggccaaggagattgccCCGGGAAGAGCCTTGTTGGCCTACCTGAACGACATGGGTCAGATTGTTGTCATGAGCATCCAGTATCATCGTCGCCGAGATTCTTCCAAACGCGGCTCTGAGCAAGAATGGGTCTGGACTTTGACGGAGCACATCAGAATTGATGGACGGGGCCCTCACAAGGAA GATACAGATCCACAAGATCCGGATTTCAGTCCTCAAGGCAGCATCTTTTCCCTTAAATGGAGCCCCTGGCTAGTCGACAATGGAAACAGAACCGCGACCCTGGCATATCTTTCGAAAAACCATGCTGGCTTCCGCAGGATCGTATTGTATGGTGACTGGGAGAGGGGCGAGTTGCCCGACGTGGAATCCGAACGAAGCGACACTACGACAATATGTCTCCCTCTCTCTAGTGACGCGTTGATTGAGTGGGAGGATGCG ATATGGGCCGAGGGAGATTCCCATACTGCCCGAGGTATCATTACAACCCCATTCACAATCAAGTCTTTCCAGGTCGTGCTCAACGGTGTCTTAAGTGAGCCGTCACCTCGACACTCTATCTGGGAGTGCGCTTCAGCCTATGCCGACGAAGAGGATATATCGACAAATCCCATCACAG GCCTCATTGTGCATGATCCTGATCCCAATAATAAGCCCCCGATTCCATACTATTCTCTGGTTAGGCTATCCGCCACCTCCACGAATCTCGACTGGTACCAGACAAATTTGCCCGAAGAAAATCTTCCGCAATGGGTAGAAGATATAGGGGACCAGAACgcccgtctcgtctctcgaAGGGCCGCACTATATGGTGTAGACTCGGATTTTGAGTCGGactctgaagatgaagacaaggcgatgcaagatgcacctccagcgccagccgAGCCCGTTTTGCAGGTCCACCCGTACCGGTTTCGCCTTTGGGGCTTGGCCAAGTCCCCCGGCGATGGATGTACTGCCGTCCTTGCCTCGAAGCACGATACGCAGCATCCCGATCGTCGAGGCGTTTCAAACGTTCACTTTGATTGGCAAGTCTctgctgatgctgacgaTAAACCCCAGCGCGTGAGACCAATCTCTAAGCCACTGACCACGGAAGGCCGAGTTTGGGAGTGGATGTACGGGCTAGGAGGCGACGTTCCTGGCGTGACCCCAGGGTACAAGACTTCGTCTGGCAGACAGCAGGCCAGTCCACTAAAAACACTATTCAAACACGTGGCTAAGAGTTTGCCCTGTATATTCTGTGAGGCTCGGCTATCTATCAAGGATGACGTAGCTACTTGCGAAAACCGTCATGCATTCG CTATATGTGCCACATCTGGCATCCCCATCTTGGCACCCGGGATATCTCGAGTCTGCGGCGTCTGTAAGATGCGCTGTCTCAAGGTCTCtgagctggagaagttggcgGAGGAGCACCTTGGGAGTGTGGATGCGGTTGGGGATTCGCAGGGAGAAGTGTGTGGAGGTTGTGGTGGCAAGTTTGTCGTTTGA
- a CDS encoding ubiquitin-conjugating enzyme domain-containing protein — translation MASAGAAAASLLRRQLKEMQTGKDLPGISCGLVNDNNMFEWEVMLMINDDCKYYGGGNFRARLAFPENYPHMPPSLTFQDPIPFHPNIYENGKLCISILHPPEEDQYGYESASERWSPVQTPETILLSIISLFYSPNEESPANVEAARMLREEKEGKHKDYRRRCRKCVRESLGED, via the exons ATGGCTTCAGCtggtgccgccgccgcctcgctGCTGAGGCGGCAGCTCAAGGAAATGCAGACGGGCAAGGACCTTCCAGGCATCTCATGCGGCCTCGTTAACGACAACAACATGTTTGAGTGGGAAGTCATGCTCATGATCAACGACGACTGCAAATACTACGGCG GAGGCAACTTTCGTGCTCGACTCGCCTTTCCCGAAAACTACCCTCACATGCCGCCCTCGCTCACGTTCCAAGACCCGATCCCTTTCCACCCCAACATTTACGAGAATGGGAAGCTGTGCATTTCCATCTTGCATCCTCCCGAGGAGGACCAGTACGGCTACGAGTCTGCGTCTGAGCGGTGGAGTCCCGTGCAGACGCCCGAGACGATCCTGCTCAGCATAATTAGCTTGTTCTACAGCCCGAACGAGGAGAGCCCTGCGAACGTCGAGGCGGCGAGGATGCTgcgtgaggagaaggagggcaagcACAAGGACTATCGGAGACGGTGTCGGAAGTGCGTGAGGGAGAGTCTGGGCGAGGACTAG
- a CDS encoding pyridoxamine 5'-phosphate oxidase like domain-containing protein gives MSTASATLGDKPADPYTKVNKDEADLQTKVTDLVDFTTTCKFGMMTTIEASSQNNLVSRCMALAATESGGIDLLFHTNTESGKTHDLSNDPHVNVSFINSSGEWASVSGKASLVTDRELVKETYSSGLKAWLGDLGDGVHDGSENDPRIGIIRVKTTTVTYSLQTGNFISRAAEVAQGVITGKPAHVNKLREISAEEVSNWRASNV, from the exons ATGTCTACCGCAAGCGCAACTCTCGGCGACAAGCCTGCCGACCCTTACACCAAGGtcaacaaagatgaagccgacCTACAAACCAAGGTGACGGATCTCGTTGATTTCACCACCACCTGTAAATTCGGCATGATGACCACGATCGAGGCGTCGTCGCAGAACAACCTAGTCTCTCGCTGCATGGCCCTGGCTGCAACG GAATCCGGGGGCATCGATCTCCTCTTCCACACGAATACCGAATCCGGAAAAACTCACGACTTGTCCAATGACCCCCACGTCAACGTGTCTTTCATCAATAGCTCTGGCGAGTGGGCGTCCGTCTCGGGCAAAGCAAGCCTGGTGACGGATCGCGAGCTGGTCAAGGAGACGTACAGCAGCGGACTGAAGGCGTGGCTGGGCGACCTTGGCGACGGAGTCCATGATGGGTCGGAGAATGATCCTCGCATTGGCATTATTCGCGTCAAGACGACCACCGTGACATACTCGCTGCAGACCGGCAACTTCATCAGCCGCGCTGCTGAGGTGGCTCAAGGGGTGATCACAGGGAAGCCCGCTCATGTGAATAAGCTGCGGGAGATTTCGGCCGAGGAAGTTAGTAACTGGCGTGCCTCGAATGTCTGA
- a CDS encoding peptidase c13 family domain-containing protein, translating to MKLSGLSFKAIVASLLLASASVAEHTSNWAVLVCTSRFWFNYRHLANVLSMYRTVKRLGIPDSQIILMLPDDMACNPRNAFPGTVYSNSDRAVDLYGDNIEVDYRGYEVTVENFIRLLTDRVGDETPRSKRLLTDDRSNIFVYMTGHGGNEFLKFQDAEEIGAFDLADAFEQMWEKKRYHEILFMIDTCQANTMYSRLYSPNIIATGSSELDQSSYSHHADSDVGVAVIDRYTYYNLEFLEAHVQDLSSKKTVGELFDSYDFDKIHSTAGVRYDLFPGGEEAARSRLITDFFGNIQNVEVDRAKDLALEEELVELSKTIAMLRKREAEEDAARHNVSSIPASVPTAPPRKIQGAKALTEDDWWTKKVIGATALAGCALLWGVGTLLEA from the exons ATGAAGCTCTCGGGCCTGAGCTTCAAGGCCATCGTGGcctcgctgctgctcgcaTCGGCCTCAGTCGCCGAGCACACGAGCAACTGGGCCGTCCTGGTCTGCACATCGCGCTTTTGGTTCAATTACCGTCATCTCGCCAATGTCCTGTCCATGTATCGAACGGTGAAGCGCCTTGGCATCCCCGACTCGCAAATCATCCTCATGCTGCCCGACGACATGGCCTGCAACCCCCGAAATGCGTTCCCCGGCACCGTCTACAGCAATTCGGACCGTGCGGTCGACCTGTACGGCGACAACATCGAGGTCGACTACCGCGGTTACGAAGTCACTGTTGAGAACTTTATCCGTCTCTTGACGGATCGTGTCGGCGACGAAACACCCCGAAGCAAGCGGCTGCTGACCGACGACCGAAGCAACATCTTTGTGTACATGACGGGTCATGGTGGAAACGAGTTTCTCAAGTTTCAGGATGCTGAGGAGATTGGCGCATTCGACCTTGCCGATGCCTTTGAGCAGAtgtgggagaaaaagag ATACCACGAGATTCTATTCATGATCGATACCTGCCAGGCAAACACTATGTACAGCAGACTTTACTCTCCCAACATCATCGCCACTGGATCATCCGAGCTCGACCAATCATCATACTCGCACCATGCCGACAGCGATGTCGGCGTCGCAGTCATCGACCGATACACCTACTACAACCTGGAATTCCTAGAAGCCCATGTACAGGAcctcagcagcaaaaagACCGTCGGCGAGCTGTTTGACAGCTACGACTTCGACAAGATCCACTCCACCGCTGGCGTCCGCTATGATCTCTTCCCCGGCGGAGAAGAGGCCGCGCGCAGCCGCCTCATCACCGACTTCTTCGGCAACATTCAAAACGTCGAGGTCGACCGAGCCAAGGACCTAGCCTTGGAGGAAGAGCTAGTCGAGCTAAGCAAGACCATTGCcatgctgaggaagagggaagcCGAGGAGGATGCGGCCCGCCACAACGTGTCGTCCATTCCCGCCAGCGTTCCCACGGCGCCGCCGAGGAAAATCCAGGGCGCCAAAGCTCTCACCGAGGATGACTGGTGGACGAAGAAGGTCATTGGAGCCACGGCGCTCGCTGGATGTGCGCTATTGTGGGGAGTTGGCACATTGTTGGAAGCATAA
- a CDS encoding cation efflux family domain-containing protein, translating into MAASYSLPSSALPHAHRVHTQSQPASLNTWRMTVSSESLPSALEDDEDQGHDHDHDHDHDHDHDHDHDHNYDHSRSHSHSHPRSQAYSIPPPLPSPSHLHAHSFSFPRHGRSGSQTSNASSTEKPSIGGTVSWSQARRNRYTPEVIDESAHDHDHDHDHNHDHSHSHSHDHSHSHHHGHDHTHEAGHDHSPKRSLFTRTILPYTVGWPILYSIIAEKDSRRIFYFMSLNFGFMIIQAFYGYVTDSLGLLSDSIHMFFDCVALLVGLLAAVLSKWPKSQRFPYGFGKVETLSGFANGILLMLLSVEIAFEAFERLWEGTQTKRLGELFVVSSLGLAVNLVGMMAFGHHHHGSHSGHDHNHGHGHDHDNENMRGIYLHVLADTLGSVSVIVSTVLTSFWGWAGWDPLASCFIAGLIFLSAQPLVFSSAKRLLLTVPEGVEYNLRNILAGIGQQRGVVSYATPKFWMDDHGGNQLLGVVHVTVARGAALEETKDRVREYLLKEGIDAVIQVERDGDNGCWCTRGRAPTNPPQMSKQF; encoded by the exons ATGGCAGCCTCGTATTCCTTGCCGTCGTCGGCATTGCCGCACGCTCACCGGGTTCACACACAGTCCCAGCCGGCATCGCTCAACACCTGGCGAATGACGGTGTCAAGCGAGAGTCTGCCCTCTGCGCtggaggacgacgaggaccAGGGCCACGATCACGATCACGATCACGATCATGATCACGACCATGACCATGATCACGACCACAATTACGATCATAGCCGCTCCCATTCCCACTCCCACCCGCGCTCGCAGGCGTATTCCATCCCGCCGCCGTTACCCTCTCCCTCGCACTTGCACGCGCACTCCTTCAGCTTCCCACGCCATGGCCGCAGCGGCTCGCAAACCTCCAATGCAAGCTCCACCGAGAAGCCGTCAATAGGGGGCACAGTGAGTTGGTCTCAGGCGAGGAGGAACCGCTATACACCAGAAGTTATTGACGAATCTGCTCACgaccatgaccatgaccacGACCACAATCATGACCATAGCCATTCCCATTC CCACGACCATAGTCACAGtcaccatcatggccacgaCCACACCCACGAGGCCGGCCACGACCATAGCCCCAAGCGGTCTCTCTTCACAAGAACAATCCTCCCCTACACGGTTGGATGGCCCATTCTTTATTCCATAATAGCCGAGAAAGATTCAAGGCGGATATTTTACTTCATGTC GCTCAACTTTGGTTTCATGATCATCCAAGCCTTTTATGGCTACGTAACCGACTCGCTGGGCCTTCTCAGCGATAGTATCCACATGTTCTTCGACTGCGTTGCCCTGCTCGTAGGATTGCTAGCAGCTGTCCTGAGCAAGTGGCCGAAGAGCCAGCGGTTCCCATACGGCTTTGGAAAAGTTGAAACGCTGAGTGGATTCGCCAATGGCATTCTGTTAAT GCTGCTGAGTGTTGAAATTGCGTTTGAGGCATTCGAGAGATTGTGGGAAGGAACACAAACAAAGCGGCTGGGCGAGCTCTTCGTTgtcagcagccttggatTGGCCGTGAATTTGGTTGGCATGATGGCGTTTGGACACCACCATCACGG CTCACACTCGGGCCACGACCATaaccatggccatggccatgaccaCGACAATGAAAATATGCGAGGCATCTACCTGCATGTTTTGGCAGACACTTTGGGCAGTGTCTCAGTCATTGTATCTACAGTTTTGACGAGCTTCTGGGGCTGGGCTGGGTGGGACCCGCTTGCTTCGTGCTTCATTGCCGGTCTCATCTTTTTATCTGCACAACCACTCGTGTTTTCATCAGCGAAGCGTCTGCTTTTGACCGTTCCCGAGGGTGTCGAGTACAACTTGCGGAACATTCTTGCCGGCATTGGACAACAGCGAGGCGTTGTGAGCTACGCGACCCCGAAATTTTGGATGGACGATCATGGAGGTAATCAGTTATTGGGCGTTGTTCATGTTACGGTGGCCCGCGGCGCTGCCTTGGAGGAGACTAAAGATCGTGTGCGAGAGTATCTGCTAAAGGAGGGCATTGATGCCGTCATACAAGtggaaagagatggagataaTGGATGCTGGTGTACTCGCGGACGAGCTCCAACCAACCCGCCGCAGATGTCCAAGCAATTCTAG